The following coding sequences are from one Granulicella sp. L56 window:
- a CDS encoding ATP-binding protein produces MFYYARMIDRSVSSSIEHSLAEQAAVAIIGPRQVGKTTLAREIADKRPGSLYLDLETREDRDKLAEPALFLRQYENSLVVLDEIHRVPELFSSLRGIIDQGRRTGHGKGRFLILGSASIDLLRQSSESLAGRISYINMGPFNVLELPADESTLLQLWTRGGLPGSYLAPNDTVSLRWRDDFIRTYLERDVPLFGPRVPTGVLERLWTMLAHGQGTLLNASRLASALQITAPTVQRYIDLLSDLLLVRRLQPFHNNAGKRLVKSPKVYIRDSGLVHALLGLKTFNDLAGHPVSGSSWEGFVIDNLLAAAPERTVASFYRTAAGAEIDLLLEIPGHGLWAIEVKRSLSGRPEKGFYIACQDLKPAKQFVVNSGLEPYPIDSNTVAIGVPALARMLSNLAI; encoded by the coding sequence ATGTTTTATTATGCAAGGATGATTGATCGGTCAGTTTCTTCATCCATTGAACACTCTCTCGCTGAGCAAGCCGCTGTCGCTATCATCGGGCCGCGTCAGGTCGGTAAAACAACTCTGGCCAGAGAGATCGCAGACAAGCGTCCAGGGTCACTCTACCTCGACCTTGAAACTCGGGAGGATCGAGACAAACTCGCAGAGCCAGCTCTCTTCCTTCGGCAGTACGAGAATAGCCTAGTCGTCCTCGATGAAATCCATCGCGTCCCGGAACTTTTCAGCTCCCTCCGGGGCATCATTGATCAGGGACGCAGAACGGGTCACGGTAAAGGTCGATTTCTGATTCTGGGGTCGGCCTCGATTGATTTGCTGCGGCAGTCGAGCGAGAGCCTTGCTGGACGAATTTCCTACATCAATATGGGTCCGTTCAACGTATTAGAGCTGCCTGCCGATGAATCAACGCTCCTCCAACTTTGGACACGAGGCGGCCTCCCCGGCAGCTATCTCGCTCCAAACGACACGGTGAGCCTGCGATGGCGCGACGACTTTATCCGGACATATCTGGAGCGGGACGTTCCCCTATTCGGGCCACGTGTGCCGACGGGTGTACTTGAACGCCTCTGGACCATGCTCGCGCATGGGCAAGGGACTCTGCTGAACGCATCTCGTCTGGCATCTGCGCTTCAAATCACCGCTCCCACCGTACAACGCTATATCGACTTGCTTTCCGATCTGCTGCTCGTCAGACGACTCCAACCATTCCATAACAATGCAGGAAAACGTTTGGTGAAATCACCCAAGGTCTATATCAGGGATAGTGGTCTGGTACACGCACTGTTGGGTCTGAAAACTTTCAACGATCTCGCCGGACATCCAGTGTCGGGTTCCTCTTGGGAAGGCTTCGTTATCGACAATCTGTTGGCCGCCGCGCCTGAGCGCACCGTCGCCAGTTTTTACCGGACAGCAGCCGGAGCCGAGATCGATCTCTTGCTGGAAATTCCCGGACACGGACTGTGGGCAATCGAGGTGAAACGGAGCCTATCGGGTCGCCCTGAGAAGGGCTTCTATATCGCTTGTCAAGACCTGAAACCCGCCAAACAGTTCGTCGTGAACTCGGGACTTGAACCATATCCCATCGATTCAAACACCGTAGCGATAGGCGTTCCGGCCCTTGCTCGAATGCTTTCGAACCTAGCGATTTGA
- the mobF gene encoding MobF family relaxase, which translates to MLTISKSLSAGQARTYHAREFTSERQSYWSRDQQGHSEWQGSLAKEWGLRGDVGPEEFARLSEGRHPANDAQLVKHQPAKTYDNRYGKQITSSEHRAGWDATFSAPKSVSLTALVGGDNHVREAHRESVRVALHELERYTQARIGNVHAPETTGKFVAATFEHDTARPVDGYAAPQLHTHAVVFNVTERDNGETRALQERSLFQSQQYATTVYRSELAMKLQGLGYEIERGKHGQPEIKGYSQEYLEASSPRRVQIKEHLQEIGREGAGAAQVAAHRTRDSKELHSPEEVLQQHRDLAARFGHQADLVVAKAHAQRHEVQSEKTAQQSVTYSRNHVFERSAVQDERSILQAALDRSMGQVSHSQVRQEFEQRVMRGEFRAIARSDGRAAPQYTTAEMMRMEREIISNMQRGNQRGYDDPMLVSPQLRIWTEDRHPELNRSQRQAVDEIFLSREKITGLDGVAGAGKTTTLAVVREGAEAQGYRVEGFAPTSRAANKLAEAGMETSTLQHHLAKGTQPDIGERRLYVLDESSLASTRQMHDFIERLHRNDRVLLVGDSRQHEAVEAGRPFAQLQEAGMRTATLNDIVRQRDPELKQVVEQLARGQVGAAVESLDQQGRVHQVKGHDERIAAIATEYAKSPSGTLVVSPDNHSRSEINQRIHDELQSRGLVKRQEHSVRTLVQRQEMTGADRSWAQQYKVDDILRYSRTSKETGIEKGEYTRVLAVNPQENKLTVVRANAEQVSYDPRRQSGVSVYREQEKKFSVGDRIQFTAPSQELKIANRDLGTVESIGRDGAMRLRLDDERGVDLNPQRHPHLDHGYAVTSYSSQGQTAERVLVNVDTELAAKDLLNSRMAYVSISRGQFDAQIFTDSLEKLPKALGQDVSHHSAYKPEQAVGLAEPKVVTPKHEVEVSIGYGLSL; encoded by the coding sequence ATGTTGACGATCTCTAAATCGCTATCTGCTGGACAAGCACGGACGTATCACGCACGCGAGTTCACGTCCGAACGACAGAGCTATTGGAGCCGCGATCAGCAAGGGCATAGCGAGTGGCAAGGAAGTCTCGCGAAGGAGTGGGGCTTACGTGGCGACGTAGGGCCTGAAGAGTTTGCTCGCTTGAGCGAAGGACGGCACCCAGCGAACGATGCGCAGCTCGTCAAGCATCAGCCAGCCAAGACCTATGACAATCGCTACGGCAAACAGATCACTAGTTCAGAGCATCGTGCAGGGTGGGATGCAACGTTCTCCGCTCCCAAGTCCGTTTCTCTTACGGCCCTTGTGGGTGGTGATAATCATGTGCGTGAAGCGCATCGCGAAAGTGTTCGCGTGGCATTGCATGAGTTGGAGCGGTATACACAGGCGCGCATTGGTAATGTCCATGCGCCGGAGACAACGGGCAAGTTCGTCGCCGCGACCTTTGAGCATGACACCGCGCGTCCTGTGGATGGCTATGCCGCGCCACAGCTCCATACTCACGCGGTCGTTTTCAATGTAACCGAGCGTGACAATGGGGAGACGCGCGCATTGCAAGAGCGCAGTCTCTTCCAGTCGCAACAGTATGCAACAACCGTGTACCGCTCCGAGCTTGCGATGAAGCTACAAGGCCTCGGATATGAGATCGAACGCGGGAAGCATGGCCAGCCCGAGATCAAGGGTTATTCGCAAGAGTATCTGGAGGCATCGAGTCCGCGTCGTGTGCAGATCAAGGAACACCTCCAAGAGATCGGTAGAGAGGGCGCAGGCGCGGCACAGGTTGCTGCGCATCGCACCCGAGACAGCAAGGAGCTTCATTCGCCCGAAGAAGTGTTGCAACAACACCGTGACCTCGCCGCGCGGTTCGGCCATCAGGCAGATCTTGTCGTCGCAAAGGCACACGCCCAGCGACATGAAGTGCAGTCGGAGAAGACGGCGCAACAGTCGGTGACGTATTCACGCAATCATGTCTTTGAACGCTCTGCTGTTCAGGACGAACGCTCGATCCTGCAAGCGGCACTAGACCGCAGCATGGGACAGGTCTCTCACAGCCAAGTGCGCCAGGAGTTTGAGCAGCGGGTGATGAGGGGCGAGTTCCGAGCTATCGCCCGGTCAGATGGGCGAGCAGCGCCACAATATACGACCGCTGAAATGATGCGGATGGAGCGGGAAATCATCAGTAACATGCAGCGCGGCAATCAGCGCGGTTATGACGATCCAATGTTGGTTTCGCCGCAGTTGCGCATATGGACAGAGGATCGCCATCCTGAGTTGAATCGCTCGCAACGCCAAGCGGTTGATGAGATATTCCTGAGTCGCGAGAAGATTACGGGCTTGGATGGTGTTGCCGGTGCAGGTAAGACAACGACGCTAGCCGTTGTCCGCGAGGGTGCCGAGGCACAGGGCTACAGGGTGGAAGGATTCGCGCCGACTTCTCGCGCGGCCAATAAGCTTGCTGAAGCCGGCATGGAGACCTCGACTCTGCAGCACCACCTTGCGAAAGGGACGCAGCCCGACATTGGAGAGAGGCGCTTATATGTACTCGATGAATCCTCGCTTGCGTCCACGCGTCAGATGCACGACTTCATCGAGCGTCTTCATCGGAATGATCGGGTGCTGTTGGTAGGAGACAGTCGCCAACATGAGGCCGTGGAGGCGGGCCGTCCGTTCGCACAGCTCCAGGAAGCAGGGATGCGAACGGCCACGTTGAATGACATCGTTCGGCAGCGCGATCCGGAATTGAAGCAGGTAGTCGAACAGTTGGCACGCGGGCAAGTAGGTGCAGCCGTCGAGAGTCTTGACCAGCAGGGCCGAGTGCACCAAGTGAAAGGACACGATGAACGTATTGCTGCAATTGCGACGGAGTACGCCAAGTCTCCCAGCGGCACACTCGTCGTTTCGCCCGACAATCATTCCCGTAGCGAGATCAATCAGCGGATACATGACGAGCTGCAATCGCGTGGACTTGTGAAGAGGCAAGAGCATTCCGTGCGGACGCTCGTGCAGCGTCAGGAGATGACAGGTGCGGACCGCAGTTGGGCACAGCAGTACAAGGTTGATGACATCTTGCGGTACTCGCGCACATCGAAGGAGACCGGCATCGAGAAGGGCGAATACACTCGCGTCCTTGCTGTGAATCCGCAGGAGAACAAACTTACCGTCGTGCGCGCAAACGCGGAACAGGTTTCCTACGACCCTCGGCGTCAGAGCGGCGTCTCGGTCTATCGAGAACAAGAAAAGAAATTCTCGGTTGGTGATCGCATTCAGTTCACAGCGCCTAGTCAAGAACTGAAGATTGCCAATCGTGACTTGGGGACTGTAGAGAGCATCGGGCGGGATGGAGCGATGCGGTTGCGGTTGGATGATGAGCGCGGAGTCGATTTGAATCCGCAACGCCACCCTCATCTTGACCACGGATACGCCGTAACGAGTTACTCAAGCCAAGGCCAGACTGCGGAGCGTGTGTTGGTGAACGTAGACACGGAGCTTGCTGCGAAAGACCTGCTCAACAGCCGCATGGCCTATGTGTCGATTTCGCGGGGCCAATTTGACGCGCAGATATTTACGGACAGTCTAGAAAAGTTGCCAAAGGCGTTAGGACAGGATGTTTCGCACCACAGTGCCTACAAGCCGGAACAAGCTGTTGGCTTAGCTGAGCCGAAGGTTGTGACGCCGAAGCATGAAGTCGAGGTGAGTATAGGGTACGGATTGAGCCTTTAA